A stretch of Gasterosteus aculeatus chromosome 4, fGasAcu3.hap1.1, whole genome shotgun sequence DNA encodes these proteins:
- the LOC120817811 gene encoding basic helix-loop-helix ARNT-like protein 1 isoform X1, with protein MSAGGTDGPADLAAEEEGPKQAASLLQAVELPRKRKGDSEERSDNYVQHSVDFQLDDDLCRSEEDDLQVKIKCFREPHRQIEKRRRDKMNNLIDELAAMIPACQPLTRKLDKLTVLRKAVQHLKALRAGTSSAFTNSTHKPSIMPQDDLRHLLLRAADGFLLIVSCDRAKVLFISESVSKILNFDRSELTGQSLFDFIHPKDINKVKEQLSSSEFPRQRLIDAATGVQVDAPIRPPHLSTGARRSFFCRMKHNRVAEKQEDKPLLPCMLKKKDTHQYCTLHCTGYMRSWPSSQPDSEGDAEKETSNLTCLVTVCRLLSHAPNLPSKDVNMKPSEFVTRCAIDGKFTFVEQQATTVIGYLPQEVLGTSCYEYFHQDDLRHLAEKHRQVLRSKEKIETQCYKFKTKYGSYVSLQSQWFSFTNPWTKEVEFIVSSNRVVSRGPGHTKDEEAVHSKALQENTKQLPIVPSLSSGVGTMIYAGGIGTQIANELIDSHRINSSPSSGASSPFGPAAEKCPLVSPQTSISASSRDEAAGSSSQSLSGSRTAPGASSAASQSSGEPTQLDLDSMVVPGLSSFSSDEAAMAVIMSLLETDVNMGQTGDFENLHWPF; from the exons ATGTCCGCCGGAGGCACCGACGGGCCGGCAG ATctggctgcagaggaggaagggcCAAAACAAGCGGCCTCCTTGCTGCAAGCTGTCGAGCTGCCAAGGAAAAGGAAGGGAGATTCGGAGGAAAGGTCAGACAACTATGTGCA GCACAGCGTCGACTTCCAATTGGACGATGACCTCTGCAG ATCTGAGGAAGACGATCtgcaagtaaaaataaaatgcttcag GGAGCCTCACCGGCAGATCGAGAAGCGGCGGAGGGATAAGATGAACAACCTCATCGACGAGCTGGCTGCCATGATCCCCGCCTGTCAGCCCCTCACTCGCAAACTCGACAAACTCACCGTCCTGCGGAAGGCCGTGCAGCACCTGAAAGCCCTCAGAG ccGGGACAAGCAGCGCCTTTACTAACTCCACCCACAAGCCTTCAATCATGCCTCAAGATGACCTCAGGCACCTTCTGCTCAGG GCCGCGGATGGTTTCCTCTTAATTGTAAGTTGTGACCGGGCAAAAGTCCTCTTCATCTCCGAGTCTGTCTCAAAGATCCTCAACTTTGACCGG TCCGAGCTGACTGGGCAGAGCTTGTTCGATTTCATCCACCCCAAAGACATTAACAAGGTGAAGGAGCAGCTGTCGTCCTCTGAGTTCCCTCGCCAACGCCTCATCGACGCTGCAA ctggGGTCCAGGTGGATGCCCCCATCAGGCCGCCCCACTTGTCCACCGGGGCCCGGAGATCCTTCTTCTGCCGGATGAAGCACAATCGGGTGgcggagaagcaggaggacaaaCCATTGCTCCCCTGTATGCTCAAAAAGAAAG ACACTCACCAATACTGCACCCTGCACTGCACTGGATACATGCGGAGTTGGCCGAGCAGCCAGCCGGACTCGGAGGGGGACGCCGAGAAGGAAACCTCAAACCTGACCTGCCTGGTGACCGTGTGTCGCCTCCTCAGCCACGCGCCCAACCTGCCTTCCAAAGACGTCAACATGAAACCCTCTGAGTTCGTCACCCGCTGTGCCATTGACGGAAAGTTCACTTTTGTAGAACAACA AGCCACGACAGTCATCGGTTATCTCCCACAGGAAGTTCTTGGCACATCGTGTTACGAGTACTTCCACCAGGACGACCTGCGGCACCTCGCGGAGAAACACAGGCAAG TTCTTCGAAGCAAAGAGAAGATCGAGACGCAGTGCTACAAGTTCAAAACAAAGTACGGCTCCTACGTCTCACTCCAAAGTCAGTGGTTTAGTTTCACCAATCCGTGGACCAAAGAAGTAGAGTTTATCGTGTCTTCAAACAGGGTGGTCTC CAGGGGGCCTGGCCACACAAAAGATGAGGAGGCAGTCCACTCAAAAGCACTTCAGG AGAACACAAAGCAGTTACCCATAGTTCCCAGCCTTTCCAGCGGTGTGGGCACAATGATCTACGCAGGTGGCATAGGGACCCAAATTGCAAATGAGCTCATCGACTCCCACAG GATTAACTCCTCCCCTTCGAGCGGAGCCTCCAGTCCATTTGGCCCGGCCGCAGAGAAATGTCCATTGGTCTCCCCGCAAACCAGCATCAGT GCGTCCAGCAGAGACGAGGCGGCAGGCAGCTCATCGCAGTCCCTGTCCGGCTCGAGGACGGCGCCGGGTGCCAGCAGCGCAGCTTCTCAAAGTTCAG GCGAGCCGACCCAGCTGGACTTGGACAGCATGGTGGTACCAGGACTGAGCAGCTTCAGCAGCGACGAGGCAGCCATGGCGGTCATTATGAGCTTGCTGGAGACGGATGTGAACATGGGTCAAACCGGGGACTTTGAGAACTTGCACTGGCCCTTCTAG
- the LOC120817811 gene encoding basic helix-loop-helix ARNT-like protein 1 isoform X2 yields MSAGGTDGPADLAAEEEGPKQAASLLQAVELPRKRKGDSEERSDNYVQHSVDFQLDDDLCRSEEDDLQVKIKCFREPHRQIEKRRRDKMNNLIDELAAMIPACQPLTRKLDKLTVLRKAVQHLKALRAGTSSAFTNSTHKPSIMPQDDLRHLLLRAADGFLLIVSCDRAKVLFISESVSKILNFDRSELTGQSLFDFIHPKDINKVKEQLSSSEFPRQRLIDAATGVQVDAPIRPPHLSTGARRSFFCRMKHNRVAEKQEDKPLLPCMLKKKDTHQYCTLHCTGYMRSWPSSQPDSEGDAEKETSNLTCLVTVCRLLSHAPNLPSKDVNMKPSEFVTRCAIDGKFTFVEQQATTVIGYLPQEVLGTSCYEYFHQDDLRHLAEKHRQVLRSKEKIETQCYKFKTKYGSYVSLQSQWFSFTNPWTKEVEFIVSSNRVVSGPGHTKDEEAVHSKALQENTKQLPIVPSLSSGVGTMIYAGGIGTQIANELIDSHRINSSPSSGASSPFGPAAEKCPLVSPQTSISASSRDEAAGSSSQSLSGSRTAPGASSAASQSSGEPTQLDLDSMVVPGLSSFSSDEAAMAVIMSLLETDVNMGQTGDFENLHWPF; encoded by the exons ATGTCCGCCGGAGGCACCGACGGGCCGGCAG ATctggctgcagaggaggaagggcCAAAACAAGCGGCCTCCTTGCTGCAAGCTGTCGAGCTGCCAAGGAAAAGGAAGGGAGATTCGGAGGAAAGGTCAGACAACTATGTGCA GCACAGCGTCGACTTCCAATTGGACGATGACCTCTGCAG ATCTGAGGAAGACGATCtgcaagtaaaaataaaatgcttcag GGAGCCTCACCGGCAGATCGAGAAGCGGCGGAGGGATAAGATGAACAACCTCATCGACGAGCTGGCTGCCATGATCCCCGCCTGTCAGCCCCTCACTCGCAAACTCGACAAACTCACCGTCCTGCGGAAGGCCGTGCAGCACCTGAAAGCCCTCAGAG ccGGGACAAGCAGCGCCTTTACTAACTCCACCCACAAGCCTTCAATCATGCCTCAAGATGACCTCAGGCACCTTCTGCTCAGG GCCGCGGATGGTTTCCTCTTAATTGTAAGTTGTGACCGGGCAAAAGTCCTCTTCATCTCCGAGTCTGTCTCAAAGATCCTCAACTTTGACCGG TCCGAGCTGACTGGGCAGAGCTTGTTCGATTTCATCCACCCCAAAGACATTAACAAGGTGAAGGAGCAGCTGTCGTCCTCTGAGTTCCCTCGCCAACGCCTCATCGACGCTGCAA ctggGGTCCAGGTGGATGCCCCCATCAGGCCGCCCCACTTGTCCACCGGGGCCCGGAGATCCTTCTTCTGCCGGATGAAGCACAATCGGGTGgcggagaagcaggaggacaaaCCATTGCTCCCCTGTATGCTCAAAAAGAAAG ACACTCACCAATACTGCACCCTGCACTGCACTGGATACATGCGGAGTTGGCCGAGCAGCCAGCCGGACTCGGAGGGGGACGCCGAGAAGGAAACCTCAAACCTGACCTGCCTGGTGACCGTGTGTCGCCTCCTCAGCCACGCGCCCAACCTGCCTTCCAAAGACGTCAACATGAAACCCTCTGAGTTCGTCACCCGCTGTGCCATTGACGGAAAGTTCACTTTTGTAGAACAACA AGCCACGACAGTCATCGGTTATCTCCCACAGGAAGTTCTTGGCACATCGTGTTACGAGTACTTCCACCAGGACGACCTGCGGCACCTCGCGGAGAAACACAGGCAAG TTCTTCGAAGCAAAGAGAAGATCGAGACGCAGTGCTACAAGTTCAAAACAAAGTACGGCTCCTACGTCTCACTCCAAAGTCAGTGGTTTAGTTTCACCAATCCGTGGACCAAAGAAGTAGAGTTTATCGTGTCTTCAAACAGGGTGGTCTC GGGGCCTGGCCACACAAAAGATGAGGAGGCAGTCCACTCAAAAGCACTTCAGG AGAACACAAAGCAGTTACCCATAGTTCCCAGCCTTTCCAGCGGTGTGGGCACAATGATCTACGCAGGTGGCATAGGGACCCAAATTGCAAATGAGCTCATCGACTCCCACAG GATTAACTCCTCCCCTTCGAGCGGAGCCTCCAGTCCATTTGGCCCGGCCGCAGAGAAATGTCCATTGGTCTCCCCGCAAACCAGCATCAGT GCGTCCAGCAGAGACGAGGCGGCAGGCAGCTCATCGCAGTCCCTGTCCGGCTCGAGGACGGCGCCGGGTGCCAGCAGCGCAGCTTCTCAAAGTTCAG GCGAGCCGACCCAGCTGGACTTGGACAGCATGGTGGTACCAGGACTGAGCAGCTTCAGCAGCGACGAGGCAGCCATGGCGGTCATTATGAGCTTGCTGGAGACGGATGTGAACATGGGTCAAACCGGGGACTTTGAGAACTTGCACTGGCCCTTCTAG
- the LOC120817811 gene encoding basic helix-loop-helix ARNT-like protein 1 isoform X3 codes for MSAGGTDGPADLAAEEEGPKQAASLLQAVELPRKRKGDSEERHSVDFQLDDDLCRSEEDDLQVKIKCFREPHRQIEKRRRDKMNNLIDELAAMIPACQPLTRKLDKLTVLRKAVQHLKALRAGTSSAFTNSTHKPSIMPQDDLRHLLLRAADGFLLIVSCDRAKVLFISESVSKILNFDRSELTGQSLFDFIHPKDINKVKEQLSSSEFPRQRLIDAATGVQVDAPIRPPHLSTGARRSFFCRMKHNRVAEKQEDKPLLPCMLKKKDTHQYCTLHCTGYMRSWPSSQPDSEGDAEKETSNLTCLVTVCRLLSHAPNLPSKDVNMKPSEFVTRCAIDGKFTFVEQQATTVIGYLPQEVLGTSCYEYFHQDDLRHLAEKHRQVLRSKEKIETQCYKFKTKYGSYVSLQSQWFSFTNPWTKEVEFIVSSNRVVSRGPGHTKDEEAVHSKALQENTKQLPIVPSLSSGVGTMIYAGGIGTQIANELIDSHRINSSPSSGASSPFGPAAEKCPLVSPQTSISASSRDEAAGSSSQSLSGSRTAPGASSAASQSSGEPTQLDLDSMVVPGLSSFSSDEAAMAVIMSLLETDVNMGQTGDFENLHWPF; via the exons ATGTCCGCCGGAGGCACCGACGGGCCGGCAG ATctggctgcagaggaggaagggcCAAAACAAGCGGCCTCCTTGCTGCAAGCTGTCGAGCTGCCAAGGAAAAGGAAGGGAGATTCGGAGGAAAG GCACAGCGTCGACTTCCAATTGGACGATGACCTCTGCAG ATCTGAGGAAGACGATCtgcaagtaaaaataaaatgcttcag GGAGCCTCACCGGCAGATCGAGAAGCGGCGGAGGGATAAGATGAACAACCTCATCGACGAGCTGGCTGCCATGATCCCCGCCTGTCAGCCCCTCACTCGCAAACTCGACAAACTCACCGTCCTGCGGAAGGCCGTGCAGCACCTGAAAGCCCTCAGAG ccGGGACAAGCAGCGCCTTTACTAACTCCACCCACAAGCCTTCAATCATGCCTCAAGATGACCTCAGGCACCTTCTGCTCAGG GCCGCGGATGGTTTCCTCTTAATTGTAAGTTGTGACCGGGCAAAAGTCCTCTTCATCTCCGAGTCTGTCTCAAAGATCCTCAACTTTGACCGG TCCGAGCTGACTGGGCAGAGCTTGTTCGATTTCATCCACCCCAAAGACATTAACAAGGTGAAGGAGCAGCTGTCGTCCTCTGAGTTCCCTCGCCAACGCCTCATCGACGCTGCAA ctggGGTCCAGGTGGATGCCCCCATCAGGCCGCCCCACTTGTCCACCGGGGCCCGGAGATCCTTCTTCTGCCGGATGAAGCACAATCGGGTGgcggagaagcaggaggacaaaCCATTGCTCCCCTGTATGCTCAAAAAGAAAG ACACTCACCAATACTGCACCCTGCACTGCACTGGATACATGCGGAGTTGGCCGAGCAGCCAGCCGGACTCGGAGGGGGACGCCGAGAAGGAAACCTCAAACCTGACCTGCCTGGTGACCGTGTGTCGCCTCCTCAGCCACGCGCCCAACCTGCCTTCCAAAGACGTCAACATGAAACCCTCTGAGTTCGTCACCCGCTGTGCCATTGACGGAAAGTTCACTTTTGTAGAACAACA AGCCACGACAGTCATCGGTTATCTCCCACAGGAAGTTCTTGGCACATCGTGTTACGAGTACTTCCACCAGGACGACCTGCGGCACCTCGCGGAGAAACACAGGCAAG TTCTTCGAAGCAAAGAGAAGATCGAGACGCAGTGCTACAAGTTCAAAACAAAGTACGGCTCCTACGTCTCACTCCAAAGTCAGTGGTTTAGTTTCACCAATCCGTGGACCAAAGAAGTAGAGTTTATCGTGTCTTCAAACAGGGTGGTCTC CAGGGGGCCTGGCCACACAAAAGATGAGGAGGCAGTCCACTCAAAAGCACTTCAGG AGAACACAAAGCAGTTACCCATAGTTCCCAGCCTTTCCAGCGGTGTGGGCACAATGATCTACGCAGGTGGCATAGGGACCCAAATTGCAAATGAGCTCATCGACTCCCACAG GATTAACTCCTCCCCTTCGAGCGGAGCCTCCAGTCCATTTGGCCCGGCCGCAGAGAAATGTCCATTGGTCTCCCCGCAAACCAGCATCAGT GCGTCCAGCAGAGACGAGGCGGCAGGCAGCTCATCGCAGTCCCTGTCCGGCTCGAGGACGGCGCCGGGTGCCAGCAGCGCAGCTTCTCAAAGTTCAG GCGAGCCGACCCAGCTGGACTTGGACAGCATGGTGGTACCAGGACTGAGCAGCTTCAGCAGCGACGAGGCAGCCATGGCGGTCATTATGAGCTTGCTGGAGACGGATGTGAACATGGGTCAAACCGGGGACTTTGAGAACTTGCACTGGCCCTTCTAG
- the LOC120817811 gene encoding basic helix-loop-helix ARNT-like protein 1 isoform X4 → MSAGGTDGPADLAAEEEGPKQAASLLQAVELPRKRKGDSEERHSVDFQLDDDLCRSEEDDLQVKIKCFREPHRQIEKRRRDKMNNLIDELAAMIPACQPLTRKLDKLTVLRKAVQHLKALRAGTSSAFTNSTHKPSIMPQDDLRHLLLRAADGFLLIVSCDRAKVLFISESVSKILNFDRSELTGQSLFDFIHPKDINKVKEQLSSSEFPRQRLIDAATGVQVDAPIRPPHLSTGARRSFFCRMKHNRVAEKQEDKPLLPCMLKKKDTHQYCTLHCTGYMRSWPSSQPDSEGDAEKETSNLTCLVTVCRLLSHAPNLPSKDVNMKPSEFVTRCAIDGKFTFVEQQATTVIGYLPQEVLGTSCYEYFHQDDLRHLAEKHRQVLRSKEKIETQCYKFKTKYGSYVSLQSQWFSFTNPWTKEVEFIVSSNRVVSGPGHTKDEEAVHSKALQENTKQLPIVPSLSSGVGTMIYAGGIGTQIANELIDSHRINSSPSSGASSPFGPAAEKCPLVSPQTSISASSRDEAAGSSSQSLSGSRTAPGASSAASQSSGEPTQLDLDSMVVPGLSSFSSDEAAMAVIMSLLETDVNMGQTGDFENLHWPF, encoded by the exons ATGTCCGCCGGAGGCACCGACGGGCCGGCAG ATctggctgcagaggaggaagggcCAAAACAAGCGGCCTCCTTGCTGCAAGCTGTCGAGCTGCCAAGGAAAAGGAAGGGAGATTCGGAGGAAAG GCACAGCGTCGACTTCCAATTGGACGATGACCTCTGCAG ATCTGAGGAAGACGATCtgcaagtaaaaataaaatgcttcag GGAGCCTCACCGGCAGATCGAGAAGCGGCGGAGGGATAAGATGAACAACCTCATCGACGAGCTGGCTGCCATGATCCCCGCCTGTCAGCCCCTCACTCGCAAACTCGACAAACTCACCGTCCTGCGGAAGGCCGTGCAGCACCTGAAAGCCCTCAGAG ccGGGACAAGCAGCGCCTTTACTAACTCCACCCACAAGCCTTCAATCATGCCTCAAGATGACCTCAGGCACCTTCTGCTCAGG GCCGCGGATGGTTTCCTCTTAATTGTAAGTTGTGACCGGGCAAAAGTCCTCTTCATCTCCGAGTCTGTCTCAAAGATCCTCAACTTTGACCGG TCCGAGCTGACTGGGCAGAGCTTGTTCGATTTCATCCACCCCAAAGACATTAACAAGGTGAAGGAGCAGCTGTCGTCCTCTGAGTTCCCTCGCCAACGCCTCATCGACGCTGCAA ctggGGTCCAGGTGGATGCCCCCATCAGGCCGCCCCACTTGTCCACCGGGGCCCGGAGATCCTTCTTCTGCCGGATGAAGCACAATCGGGTGgcggagaagcaggaggacaaaCCATTGCTCCCCTGTATGCTCAAAAAGAAAG ACACTCACCAATACTGCACCCTGCACTGCACTGGATACATGCGGAGTTGGCCGAGCAGCCAGCCGGACTCGGAGGGGGACGCCGAGAAGGAAACCTCAAACCTGACCTGCCTGGTGACCGTGTGTCGCCTCCTCAGCCACGCGCCCAACCTGCCTTCCAAAGACGTCAACATGAAACCCTCTGAGTTCGTCACCCGCTGTGCCATTGACGGAAAGTTCACTTTTGTAGAACAACA AGCCACGACAGTCATCGGTTATCTCCCACAGGAAGTTCTTGGCACATCGTGTTACGAGTACTTCCACCAGGACGACCTGCGGCACCTCGCGGAGAAACACAGGCAAG TTCTTCGAAGCAAAGAGAAGATCGAGACGCAGTGCTACAAGTTCAAAACAAAGTACGGCTCCTACGTCTCACTCCAAAGTCAGTGGTTTAGTTTCACCAATCCGTGGACCAAAGAAGTAGAGTTTATCGTGTCTTCAAACAGGGTGGTCTC GGGGCCTGGCCACACAAAAGATGAGGAGGCAGTCCACTCAAAAGCACTTCAGG AGAACACAAAGCAGTTACCCATAGTTCCCAGCCTTTCCAGCGGTGTGGGCACAATGATCTACGCAGGTGGCATAGGGACCCAAATTGCAAATGAGCTCATCGACTCCCACAG GATTAACTCCTCCCCTTCGAGCGGAGCCTCCAGTCCATTTGGCCCGGCCGCAGAGAAATGTCCATTGGTCTCCCCGCAAACCAGCATCAGT GCGTCCAGCAGAGACGAGGCGGCAGGCAGCTCATCGCAGTCCCTGTCCGGCTCGAGGACGGCGCCGGGTGCCAGCAGCGCAGCTTCTCAAAGTTCAG GCGAGCCGACCCAGCTGGACTTGGACAGCATGGTGGTACCAGGACTGAGCAGCTTCAGCAGCGACGAGGCAGCCATGGCGGTCATTATGAGCTTGCTGGAGACGGATGTGAACATGGGTCAAACCGGGGACTTTGAGAACTTGCACTGGCCCTTCTAG
- the LOC120817812 gene encoding uncharacterized protein LOC120817812, translating into MSLKVGPAAQSAGSLLLVLLWPLLCALVLAGSSTVSHVDPQSPAATSPPEDWTGTAIRLQPDLQTETLVLTEAQTEAQTEALPTQSTTSNYTGLCCIPVLPPRRGSFYVETGTGMSIGSVLAFWCREGYQLVGSDKIYCNVRNGKPQWSNYLPVCEAIPRPEDRGLRVAVLASVVSGIVILAMSLSFLICCLQERSSRYRAKKEGRTRRRDKLSSRRSECWMEREEGEWQAFPPPKIFHLSQRMNPRLAPDSPLYLTAGLGGYENRGYQRSQESLLKASLPGVYPSESQLYPHVVLQRVPTPTAPSAPSAPSTPLYLHLPSSASSPAHATANVQPHSMAQYPLPTYPPHPNAAVPAYHPTPAPIYPNPNPTPQRPWQ; encoded by the exons ATGTCTCTGAAAGTGGGTCCCGCCGCTCAGAGCGCAGGCAGCCtcctgttggtgctgctgtggcCCCTGCTCTGTGCTCTGGTGCTGGCTGGAAGCTCCACGGTGAGTCACGTGGATCCCCAGAGCCCCGCTGCCACATCGCCGCCGGAGGACTGGACCGGCACGGCGATCCGGTTGCAGCCAGACCTGCAGACCGAGACCCTGGTGCTGACGGAGGCACAGACAGAGGCACAGACGGAGGCTCTGCCAACTCAGAGCACCACCAGCAACTATACAG GTCTGTGCTGTATCCCCGTCCTGCCGCCGCGTCGGGGTTCCTTCTACGTGGAGACCGGCACGGGCATGTCGATCGGCAGCGTGCTGGCCTTCTGGTGCAGGGAGGGATACCAGCTGGTCGGCAGCGACAAAATCTACTGCAATGTCAGGAACGGCAAACCGCAGTGGAGCAACTACCTGCCTGTCTGCGAAG CGATCCCCAGACCGGAGGACCGTGGTCTGAGAGTGGCTGTGTTGGCCTCAGTGGTGAGTGGCATCGTCATCCTCGCCATGTCCCTGTCCTTCCTCATCTGCTGCCTGCAGGAACGGTCCAGTCGGTACCGAGCCAAGAAAGAGGGGCGGACCAG GCGCAGAGACAAGCTCTCGTCCCGTCGCAGCGAATgctggatggagagagaagagggcgaGTGGCAAGCCTTCCCTCCTCCCAAGATCTTCCATCtctcccagaggatgaacccccGTCTGGCTCCAGACAGCCCCCTCTACCTGACCGCAGGCCTGGGTGGATACGAGAACAGAGGATACCAGAG GAGTCAGGAGAGTTTGCTGAAGGCCTCCCTGCCCGGAGTCTACCCCTCCGAGTCTCAGCTTTACCCACACGTCGTCCTGCAGAGGGTGCCGACTCCAACGGCACCCTCTGCCCCTTCTGCTCCGTCCACCCCACTCTACCTCCACCTgccctcctcggcctcctcgccTGCCCACGCGACCGCCAACGTTCAGCCCCACAGCATGGCGCAGTACCCTCTGCCGACGTATCCGCCCCACCCAAACGCCGCGGTTCCCGCATACCACCCGACACCAGCACCCATctaccccaaccccaacccaaCACCACAGCGGCCGTGGCAGTAG